The Peromyscus eremicus chromosome 2, PerEre_H2_v1, whole genome shotgun sequence genome includes the window TCAGCTTTCTTCTCCCatcatgtgggctccagggatgtgcactcagatcatcaggtttggtagcaagtgcctttacctgctcagccatctgtGTTTTggccttttttaaaatgttgaatcatgtgtttattttgtgtaggACGGACACATATGTGCTATAGcctgggtgtggaggtcagaggacaacttgagaggttggttctctctttccaacaggtgggtcccagggatcaaacttaggtcattaaGCTTAGTAGAACGcaacttttacccactgaacaacTTCACAACCTAAATCTTTTTGCTGTTGTctatttgtttcctttggggttttgttgtttgttttttttttaatttattattattttatttaaaaattttattttatgtatgagtgttttgcctgtatgcatgtttAGTGTACCGTGTACacgcctggtgcccacagaggttagaagaCAGTGTCATGTcctcttgaactggagttacagacggttgggAGCATCCATGTGTctgcagggaactgaacctgggtcctctggacgaGCAGCCAGTGCCTCTGACGGttaagccctctctccagcccctgttgttttgcttctgagacaagatcttagcTCAGGTGCTTTGAACCagcaactctcctgcctcagcctccagagttcaGGGAGTTATAGGCATGCTTGACCACATCTggccaaatttatttatttaactgcCCCCcaatattttttgagaaagggtgtctttattttttatttttatttatttattttttttttttaaagatttatttatttattatgtatacagcatgtatgactgcaggccagaagagggcatcagacctcattacagatggttgtgagccaccatgtggttgctgggaattgaactcaggacctctggaagagcagccagtgctcttaacctctgagccatctctccagccctattttttatttttttaaatatatattagccgggcagtggtggcacacgcctttaatcccagcactcgggaggcagagccaggcggatctctgtgagtttgaggccagcctggtctacagagtgagttccaggacaggctccaaaactacacagagaaactctgtctcaaaaaaccaaaataaataaataaataaacatataaaatatatgttatatatgtataatttatttttattttatgttcatttgtgttttgtttacatgtatgtctgtgtgagggtgtcagatcccctggatctggagttagagacaggtgtgagctgccatgtaggtgctgggcattgactctgggtcctctggaagagcagccagtgctcttaaccgctgagccatctctcgagcccccGAGAAAGGGTCTCGTGTACTCCAGACAGGTCTCTAACTTGATGTGTAGCCtaggagggtgaccttgaacttctgatctcctgcttccacctctcaagtgttagggctacaggtgtgcaccgccacaatCAGTTTATGTAGAGCTgtcaatcaaacccagggcttcatgtatgccagggaagcactgtaccaactgagcgaCAAACCCAGACCCTAGATTACtctatttcatgtgtgtgggtgtatgcataTGAGCATACACGTATGTGAAGGCCAGGGGCCCACTTGatatgtcttcctcaatcatgcTCCACCATGTCATGATTGTAATAAATTAAAAGCTTCATAATATAAACTGATATTAAAATGAATGAGTTTggtttctcccttctcttccagtAATTCAAAACAGCATCCAAGGGAGCTGCTTGTTTTGATGCTTATCATCTAATATGTTTATTTGTTCCTTAAATTAGTCCCATCATTCCACACTCGCACTgcctaggaaaaacaaaaaaccaattacAGTCAGCTTGACAAAAGGCCAGCTCAGTGACTCACATCCTGTCCACTTCTAAAGTTCAGCTCTGCTTCTCCATCGATGGGCATCATGACTGTGAAGAACCTGTCACTGCAGAGAGCATCCAAGGCTAAATCCTCTCTCATTTGAGAAGAGAGCCAATTACTCCCCAGTGCATGGAGAGGCTCACCTTCTTCTTGGCACTCAGGCACTGGCCATGCCACACAGACTACACAGCCAGAAAGAGAGGGGAACGTTCCATACATTCTTCCTTACTTCATCCTTTTGGTtgttcgtttttttgagacaactctgtagactaagctggcctcaaactcagagatctgcctgcctctgtctcctaaggactgggattaaaagtgtgcaccacgccggatggtggtggcgcacgcctttaatcccagcactcgggaggcagaggcaggtggatctttgtgagttcgaggccagcctggtctacagagctagtccaggacagactccaaagctacagagcaaccctgtctcgaaaaaccacaaaaaaaaaaaaaaaaaaaaaaaagtgtgcaccaccacccagttaaCACAATGTATATTAAGAGCtagaatgagccgggcggtggtggcgcacgcctttaatcccagcactctggaggcagaagcaggtggatctttgtgagttcgaggccagcctggtctacagagtgagttccaggaaggtgcaaagctacacagagaaaccctgtctcgaaaaactaaaaaaaaaaaaaaaaaaaaaaaaaaaaaaaaaagagctagaatgtagcagggtgtggtggtgcatgcctttagtctcaggactctggaggcagagggaggtggatctgttcaagttcaaggccagtcttatctacaaagcaagttccaggacagccaagataacacagagaaactctgaaaaaaaagaaacaaaacaaaacaaaaaaataaagaaaaagaaaacaaaagaaaaagaaaaaaaagaaagaaacaaagaaaaaaagagaagtggACTGGAGATgaactggagagattgctcagtggttaaggctgactgaggctcttccagaggacctgagtttagctcCCAGCACTCATATTGGGTGAGGCACGACTAACAACTACCCGTAACTATAGCTCCAGAGACTCCAACATCCTCTTCCGGTCTCTGAGGGCCCCTGAGAAAAATTAGGTAGAtcgtagatagacagatagacagacagacagacagacagacagacagacagatagatagatagatagatagatagataaatatagagagattCAGACATGCCTTCAttcagctcaggctgaccttcagCTCCCTGTGTAGCTAAGAATATCCTTAGGTTTCTGATCCTCCTCTCTCCatcacctctcaagtgctggaattacaggcataggGTGAGGATCAagggcctcctgaatgctagacgAGCACTGTACTAACTGAGCTATAAGCCCAACGAGCTGAgttttctgtgtgtggtgtatgcacgcATTCCGcggcatgcatatggaggtcagaggacaacttatgggagtaggctttctccttccaccatgtgggtcccagggactgaactctggtAACCAGGCCTGACAGCAAGTACCATTACCTAAGGAGTCATTGTGCTGGCCCCTGCAGCTATATTCAAACCAGTCACTGTATATATCCAAATGGTGATTATTTATTATCTTAGTTAATCTCTCCTATAGTCTGTAGGAAGAGGGTTCATAGAGTACATGCTTAacatgtgaggctctgggttccatctccagcatcacAAATGGGGAGGGCGGGGTGGAGACTAATGTTAAAGTGGTCCCGCCTGCTTGCACAACACACTTACAGTAGCAGATTGCTCTCGGATATTTATGTTGTCTTTGGTGCTGGGTGCCAGACCCTGAATTCAACCCTGAACCTCAACCGCAGGCCCTAAAGTGAACTTAGAATTGGAACTCAAACGTCCAAACTCTGTGCTCATAACCATTATGCTCTGCTGCCAAATGACTCCTCCCTTGAGGAACTATGCAGGTTTGTCAGTAACACAGAAATAGGGgccagggagacggctcagttggtcaagtgctggctgctcaagcatgaggacctgagttcaagcctcacAGCTCACACAAAAACAGGGTATAGGCGCACAGGCATGTAATCCCACTGCTGGGAAAATGAGACGAGAAATTTCCTGGGGCTTGCttccagccagtctagcctaactcCAGATTTTCAGTACGCcaaacctgtctcaagaaagaaaggtggatggctcctgagtcCTCATGAACACAAACGCACAcgaatgcacacatatacacatacatgcctccacatatacacacaaacgtACAAAGTAATACACTGACATCTGGCAAGCAATATATTAGGATTTTTGCATTTATGCACACTGGCAATTTCGCTCATTTGGCCTACTTCTGAAAAGTGGGACTATAATGACCTGCATGAGAAAATAGACGTTGtgaaagcttaaatcacatgCCCAATATGCAAATAACTATGACGTGTTAGAGCTAGAAGCCAAAATACACTCATATGGGTGATAGTACAAGGAACATGGTGAAATGTGAAATACATGGTGTCACTATCAAAAGTCAGAGGGCAGGGCTGAGGATGTCAGGGGGCGGGGCTGAGGATGTCAGAGGGCGGGGCTGAGGATGTCAGGGGCAGGGCTGAGGATGTCAGGGGGTGGGGCTGAGGATGTCAGAGGGcagggctgagggtgtagctcagtcagtagagggCTCAGTTAGacctcagcaccacataagccaggcatggaagCCTGTATCTGGCACCCTAGTGCTTTAGAGGCGGAACACTCAGAAGAtcaaagtcattcttggctacatagtgagttcaaggcccacttgCGCTACAGGACATCCTATatctaaattaattaataaataaattgtgttttttaaaaagttagaggTCAAAGAGCCAGACTTGGGTGGCCTTCTTGTGGCTTAGAACAAACCCAAGAAAGACAGAAATGCCTGACTTCTCAGGACCTATGTTGAAAAGCTTTatgtggggagctggggagctgatgcagaggttaagagcacttgctacttttgcagaggacccaggttgtgTCTCCAGCACACACATTGTGGCTCAAAaacatctgaaactccagttccaggagatctgacatcccaTGACCTCTATGGGCACAAGGacccacatggtacacagataaattgcaggcaaaacactcattaaatgaataaaataatcaagtaactaaaaaaaaaaaaaacaacttaattgTATACAGGTAAGAGAGAATAGCCATTACTTGCCAATGATCTGATGGCTTACACATGAAAGGCAAACAGAAGCACAGGTAATGGTCAACATGTCAGATTTCCCCTTTTGTGATCAAGAGGGTGGCacatggctataatcccagcacttgggaggcagaggcaagagattaggagtgtgtttctttttttaaatatatttaatgttgctgctttttgtttgtttgtttgtttgtttttcgagacaaggtttttctgtgtgatagtcctagctgtcctggaactcactttgtagatcagactggcctcgaactcatggagatccacctgcctctgcctcccgagtgctgggattaaagacgtgtgacTCCACACCCAGCATCTTGCTGcggatttttaaaaacagggtctcactatgtagttattATTCacgaaggaggaaaaagaaaggattttGCAATATGACCTCCCGGCCTTGTATTCTCGTATGTACGGAGTTTGAGGCTCCCAAGcgctggtgttacaggtgtgtgGCCTTTGAAAGCTAAGTCTATTTTGAAGGAGAAAGCAAAGTGGGGGTGCCTGCCCTACTGGTAGAACTGGATTTACCCCAAAGCCAATAAAAACACCGCTCTGCCAGATGCTGGCCAAGAACAAAGAAAGGCCAGAGTGGAATAGAATGGGGAGCTTAAGAAAGACTGTATTCGGGAAGCTAATATGTGATAAAGGTGACAAGCCACCAAACCCTGGAGACATTGTGTCTCAGACAGAAACTAATTCACcataggaagaagaaagatgacTCTCTCCTTGAAACCATGCAGAATACAGACTTCAAAAGGTTTAAAGGCTGAAATGTGAAGTTAAAACCATAAAGTTAGTATAAGAAAATGTAGGATGGACACttaagatggcccagtgggtaaaggcaccacGAATCTGGCCCTTTACAGGGGAAGGAAAGACTAgattcctgcaggttgtccttggacctccacactCAAGCTGTGGCATGCATATGAATGTGCTTgcaagtgtgtgcgtgtgcacatgcacgcacacacacataaatgtaatttaCGCAAAtgaggctgggcatagtggtgcatgcctttaatcccagcactctggaggtagaagcaagaggatttctgtgagttcaagaccagtcttaCTACCTCAGAAGTATGAGGCCAGACTGGGTTTCATGAGACCATACCtcagaataaaaacagaaacaaacaaaaataaatccactTTTGTGGTTATAAGTGggagaggccgggcagtggtggcacactttaatcctagcactcgggaggcagaggcaagcagatctttttgagttcgaggccagcctggtctacagagcgagatccaggaaaggcgcaaagctacacagagaaactctgtctcgaaaaaccaaaaaaaaaaaaaaaaagtgggagagaataaaagtataatttagggcttggggatttagctcagtggtagagctcttgcctagcaagcgcaaatccctgggttcgatcctcagctcaaaaaaaaaaaaaaaaaagtataatttagGGCTAGGTATAGTagtccatgcctgtaatcacagcactctagaggctgaaGAGGAAGGATTGCCttgagctcaaggccatcctagaCTGAGAAGGAAGACCTTGTCTAGAACAGCCCAAACAGCGGAGTCTAGAAATAAAAGGGAGACTGCCCAATAAGGAGCAGTGTCTGAATCACCAGCTAACACACTGTGACAGCGTGTtctactttgctttctgttgctgtagtaaaaacatcatgaccaaaaataaTTCGGGGAGTGAAAGGCCTATTTTATCTTACAAGCCCCAGGTTACCATCCTTCAccgaggaagtcagggcaggaactcggaGGTAGAAACTACAGCAAAGATCATGTAGGAATGATgctgcttctttctcttcttcttcttcttcttcttcttcttcttcttcttcttctcctcctcctccttcttctcctcctccccccctccttttctttttcctctctctctgggggtggggggtggttatggagatggggtttctctgtgtagccctggctgttctctgtagaccaggctggccttaaactcagagatttgcctgcctctgcctcccgagtgctgggattaaaggcatgtgccaccactacgtGGCtatgtatttaactttttttgaGGTAgctcttgctatatagcccaggctttcctcctgcctccacctcctgagtgctggaattacaggtatgagccactatgtctggcattttttaaataaaacacaccTGCCCGTTTTATACTTAACTGTGGTTTAGACCAGTTATTTAATTCACTTAACTGTTATGGGTAAGAATTAGCTGACAAGCTGGTCAGAGAATTCAGCCTTGGCTCACGGCACATACGAAAATAAGTTTACACACTGCAATAAATGCTGCAGGATGGCAGCAACCGAAGAACCATCTCTGGcattttattggtttttaaaaTGGTCATCAACAAAaatgtactttgtgtgtgtggtttgcaacaggatcttgctttgtagcccacaCTGACCCTGAATTTGTGATCTTTCTTCTCGGTCTTCCTAATGCTTTGATAACAGGATGGTTCCAATAGACTACTATCATGAAGGGTTAAAACATCTCTACAGAGCTGGGGggtggtagcaaatgcctttgatcccagcactcaggaggcagagccaggcagatctctgtgagtttgagggcagcctggtctacagagtgagatccaggacaggcaccaaaactacacagaaaaaccctgtctcaaaaaaaaaaaaaaaaaactctctacaAAGGATAATTACAAGGGACTGGGTCTGTAGCTTggtagagtgctttttttttttttttttttttttgtggtttttcgagacagggtttctctgtatagctttgctcctttcctgggactcgctttggagaccaggctggccttgacctcacagagatccgcctggctctgcctcccgagttctgggattaaaggcgtgcgccaccaccgcccggcttttttttggttttttgagacagggtttctctgtgtagctttgcgcctttcctggaactcacttggtagcccaggctggcctcgaactcacagagatccgcctggttctgcctcccgagtgctgggattaaaggcgtgcgccaccaccgaccagcCGGTAGAGTGATTtcttagcatgctcaaggcctttGATTTGGTTTCCTTTTTCCTCAATTTGGTAAAGAGTGTGCCAGATTTGAAGGTAAGAAAATATGGATCAAGCTGGAGAGAATGTTCAGGTAAAGCATTGCTGTACAAGTACAGAAACCTGAGTGCAGGTCCAGGTTCCAGCTGGAGGTAGCTGGCTTCTGTAATgccagtgctgggggtggagagTCAGATCCGAGAGGCTCCTGGCTGGCCAGTCTAGAAGAACCTGAGCTCCAGGCTTAGGGAGAGAGCTCATCTGGACAGGAAAAGTGGACAgaggtgcttgctgtcaaaccTGACAACCGGAGTTCCACACGGTCAATGTGCAGTCCGACCCTGGCAGCTGTcccgacctccacatgtgcacacataagacctcaataaataaatgtgatataaAATTATAATCAGGTAGATGAGCCAACACTGAGTTTCATTAGAGTTGTTTGTAGGATCCTGAGTAAAACTCCtaaaaaaaagcagaataaaaaagcaaagaaagccgggcagtggtggcgcacgcctttaatcccagaactcgggaggcagagccaggcggatctctgtgagttcgaggccagcctggtctacaaagagagttccaggaaaggcgcaaagctacacagagaaaccctgtctcgaaaaaacaaaaaacaaaaaaaaacaaaaaacaaaaaaaaaagaaaaaaaaaaaaaaaaggcaaagaaagccGGTGGGGATGCACACCTTTATTTCCAGAAGACAGAGGTTGGAGGattggagttcaagaccagcctggtctacagatcgagttccaggacagtcagagctacaaggagaaatcctgtctccaaacctgcccccccccaccaaaaaaaaaaaaaaaaaaaaaaaaaacctgaaagttttcctgagagaaaaaagtgaaaagaaagaaaactgtatgACGTCACATTCTGACCTCATCAAATGTGGGACtatgagctttttaaaaatttttttttagatttacttactGAGGCtagagagaaagctcagtggttaagagcattgactgctcttccagatgacccgggttcaactcccagcactcacatggcagctcataactgcctctaactccaatttcagggaacagggcaccttcacacagacatacatgcaggcaaaacatgaatgcacatgaaataaattattaaaaagatttacttgttttatgtgtacaggtgttgcCTGAACATGTCTGTGTACtgttgtgcctggtgcctgtgtagttcagaagtgggcatcagatcctctagaactggagttacagaaggctgttAGCAACcaagtgggtgttgggaactgagcctgggtcctctacaagagcagctgaggctttaACAGCTAAACCATCTCGCCAGCCACTAGCTACTTAAAAATactgtttattacatttattttgtgtgtatgcgtgcacatGTACAGGAGCAGTCGTCAAAGTATGTGGAGACAGAGTAGGACAACGTGCAGgaggcagttctctccttccaccatgtgcgtCCTGGAGAGGCCTCTGGCCCTCCACAGGTGTGCCCACACCCATCATACACAATAACGGTAGTAAAACGGtaatataataatagtaaatagTTAAGAAgttaagtaataataatagtaaaaagtTAAGAACAAGGATCAGAATTGCAATTGTTTCTTTTCCGTCTTTATTACCATACAATGCCAGCTCACAACACTGTTACAAACTTATATATAAATGGTGAAACAACAAATACAAACATATgaagaagacaaaaaataaatataagaattaaaaaaaaaaaaaggcaaaacaattATCAGAGTTGCTTTTGACATCTTCCTCTGAAAAGCTAGTATGTTCCAgttccttctctttgactggagACAGGACTTGAACAAATCTCCATGCTATCCTGGGTCTTTACTGGGAAAAGGCTGTCAAGGAAATGAAACTTGGTAAGGAGATCCTTTAACACAGGCACTTAGGCAGACACGTAGGGGAACTAAGCTCCAGGCTAGCTagttatgtagtgagttccaggtgagccagggctacatggtaagaccctgtcaccaaaagagaaaaaaaagaaatcccacaTGAAGGACACAGTTCAAGGGAACCAAATTCTCACCACGCATCCTCCTGAGGTGAGTCAGGCTGCCTGGCAACAGCGAACTGGGGCACTCGGGAGGTCTTTCACCTCCCAGGTGAGGACGGACCTTCTTAATCACATAAGCCTTTTGGGGTCTATTTTTTCCAGGTGAACCAGAGGTTTGAGCTGCTCCGCAAAGTTCCTCATGTCATCAGAGACCATGTCCTGCCCCGCTGGTGCGACCACACTTAATTCTACAAGATAGGAGAGTGACAGGGCCTCTGTGCTGTCTGTATTCCCTGGGACCAGGATTCGGAAAATCTTATACACCACAATCTTCATGATGCCCTTACGGAACAAGTGTCCTTTGGCGACAAACTCATGGTCCATGCGGAAGCCCATTTCCATCAGGAAGTCTGTGAGGTTCTCAGATGTGGCAATGTCCACACAGTTGCGCACCAAAGCGTGGCGGTTCTTGTCTCCCATTTCTGGCTGTCCCAGGTAACGCAGGTGCCAGGGTGCCCCTGCCCTGTCCATGGAGCGCCGGGCCCTTAGAACAAACG containing:
- the Med18 gene encoding mediator of RNA polymerase II transcription subunit 18 — its product is MEAPPVTMMPVTGGTINMMEYLLQGSVLDHSLESLIHRLRGLCDNMEPETFLDHEMVFLLKGQQASPFVLRARRSMDRAGAPWHLRYLGQPEMGDKNRHALVRNCVDIATSENLTDFLMEMGFRMDHEFVAKGHLFRKGIMKIVVYKIFRILVPGNTDSTEALSLSYLVELSVVAPAGQDMVSDDMRNFAEQLKPLVHLEKIDPKRLM